CATTATCAACTACGCAGAGCAAAAATCCAACGGTGGAAAAGGGGGAGTAAGAATGTAAATACTAACAGGGTCATTTTTGAAGAAGACCAAAGAGTTACGTGTGAGGATGAACCAGCGTTTCTTCCAAGACGTCCAGCCCAGTCCTTATAGAATGCCAAAATACAATTTTCAATGCACTATGTTATACCCACAAGGAATAGAAGAACCGAACAGATATAATGAAATGTGTGACAACTTTATTAGAAAAATAGGGAGGGGCAAGAAGCCACAAGGATACCTTTGGAAGATATGAAAAGTGGACCACTCTTATAAACCTGTCAGACAATTGCGAGTTACAATGATATATCAGCAACAACCAATAGCTTAGTTACAAAACTTACATTTAGAAAACTAGAGAAAACAGATAGTTGCAGAGACAAGTAAACTTTAATTGTTCTCAGTTGATATTGAGTACCAGAGAttggcaaaaaaataaaataaaaatatgcatgcTACTCCTTCAGCCAGTCGAATCCCTTTACTCTGTCCATGTGTCTCATTACTACTTAACTGATAAATAACTTCCCAGGAAATCTTCTATTTTGGTATAATGAACATGTACTCAGACGCAACGAAGGTCTGACAATGTGGAGATTATAAACTCCAAACTCCCATCGTATACAATAAGATTAACTTTGTAGCAAATACACTTGTCTATTTTTAGTTTCCGACATATACCTAGTAAACGAAATTCAGACAAACTAAAATCTTGGAAACACCACTAAACCATggttatgaaataaaattatcataCGATTCACTCTGTGATAAAGAAAAACATCCCTATCTTCATCTGATTCCAATTGTACccagaaaatgaaaaaaaataaaattcattaccGTATTAGAAGCAGAACCTCCTCGTGGCCGCTCCAAAGCTGCTAAAGAAGCCTCCATTGCCTCAACAGCATAATCTCAGATCCAAACTAGAGGATATGGTTTCGATTTCACCTCTTTTACAGTAGAAAGAGACAAACAATCATCAACACCAAACCAaagtctcctcctcctcctcctcctcccactAAAAGGAAGCAACAGTGTAGCCGATCAGCCGTCGCAGGATTCCTCCGTGGCTCCGCCGCGAGATGTAGAGGGAAAGAGGAGGTTTAGCTGTAGATAGATAGAGAAAAGAGGAAGGGACATTGCTTTCCTTTCCACCTACTACTTCTGTTGAAGAGAGTGGATGGATTTGTGTCGGAGAAGTCACGGGTCGGGTCAAGTAAAACTTTAAGTCCGTATTTAAATCATGTCCAACTAATCACAGTACGCCACCTCAGCAACAGCTGGTAATGACCCTCCTGTTCCATGGCCTTATTTGATTAACggaaaaatcgcataaaaaactctcaaagtgtcacttactagcactttaaaccctgaagttttttcactaacacttttaaccttcaaagtgacatttgtatcataaaaaactttcaaatcaaaaagttgacatgttcagcaggtaatttttaaaaaataattatttaattaataaaataaataaataaataaaataaataaataaaaaattcaaaaataaataaaatcgaaaaatttaataaaattcacaaaaatgaaaaattaaattaaaattttagaaaattaaataatttttaataaaataaaaataactaaaattttataataaataagattaaatttaaatagagaagaactgtataaaaagttcataaatttttaaaaatagaaaattcaaaatattttttttattataagattttttttttcgaaaaatatatcatatcatcgtaaacaataacaatttcaaatatatcactagtgacgatgatggtttctgatttttatttaacttatgatttttaattaaattttatgattttttttttaattttctgacttttatttattttattaattaaatagtatattttcataaatattattttcaatgaTGATATTAGAAattatcattggagatatgacaattatcgtcattgttaatggttatgtgagaaaccatcatcgtcactagtgatATATTAGAAATTGTTATAGTCCACGATGATacgatatattttttgaaaaaaaatcttataactaaaaatatattttgaatattctattttaaaaaaaaattgtgaactttttatttagttcttctctatttaaatttaatcttatttattattaaatttagttatttttgttttattaaaattttagaaaattacttaattttaaaatatttatttagttttctaaaattataatttaattttgatttatgttttcattttatgaattttattaaaattttttgatttttattattttttcgaatttattattcatttatttattttattttattaattaaataattacttttgaaaaattacctgctgaacagGTCAAATTTTGCGTttgaggttttttatgatacaaatgtcacattgagggttaaaagtgttagtgaaaaaccttcaagatttaaagtgctagtaagtggcACTTTaaaggttttttatgcgattttccctttGATTAACTATTCCGGATTAGGTAGGTTCTGcgtttatttttagtttagttcCTCATTTTGACTCCCTTGTAAAGCGAATAATAATGTTCGTAACTTTCTCATTTAACTAACTAAACTATTAACCGACTGCTTTATAAAATGATATGAACTTTCAAATCACGAATCAGTTTCATCCAATTTGGATCCAAATTTGTGTTAAGCTCACACATAATATTTGATAGCATTCACATTTTGGCATGCTCTGAGGTCCTCTAATAGAGGCTGCTTTCTGAAACTTTCCCTTCAGAGTTTATTGTTTGATCACCCAAGAACAAGCTCTTTACACTCTACCCAATTCCTAGTTTAAATTAGGTTTGGGCATATAAATCGAGAACCAAACCAATATTTGCAAATATATGTATGGTCCTTGTATTTTTGGAACCAGGATActagaaccgaaccgaaaattaaatggatatccaaatatctaaaatatattttatataatttaaaaatatcagtTGTTTTGAATTACCAAACATtctaaaaatactatttataaattgaaatatccagaaaaaaaaacttaattaccAAGagtttttactctaaaatatttaaaattatatgaattatTCAGAAAAACCAATTACCTAGAtatattttatccaaactatttatttttttctgaaaacagaaaaaaaaaattaatttgctATTAGCCAGTTCGTAACATTGTTATCCAAcgagaaaaacaaaataaccgatctgaattttaaaaataatcgaaCAATTTCTATACctctaaaactaaaaaaacagacaatctaaaaaaaactgaaccaaaaTTGAACACCATTCGAATAATGGCAGATCATATTCGGAAACTATattccatatattttaaattgtaaatagTTATGATGAAAAGAGGTAATTACTTTTTAATCTGAACATTTAATTAAGTAAAAATGACCAATGATAAATTAtacttaatttttaaaaatcttttattaaaatattgtttaactTGTTAGCTTTTTGCATTGAAACTTGGAAATAACttatactagattttaacccgcacgttcgtgcggatatatttatatttttaaaatatattttatattattaaaaatgttttaaatatataatttctattttagtgttatatattgtattactatatcatattattgtttatatttcttattcagtattattaatatataatggtttttaaaaaaaaattactttgttattgatttttattacttattaatatattttcgagttaggtaaaataaaataaaaatatgaaatactcaaatagagaaccccattcaaattatgttgttttctttaatttaaaaatttggcatataatacatttttaaattttatttatttatattatagaaaataaatatgactaaaataattatatttacatgttgtgtttaagaaaatatactttaacatatctcattttagtattttacgggatttatttattataaataatataatcctattgttttagtaaactttatacatagtagtatctatcatactattttattaaatttattatataggatatttgttttggatgttatgatattaagttctattttttttttaaattaagacgtcaaaacattaggttactttaaatttttacaacatatatagttagtttctttcaggtacatttcaaaaagttaatcattattatccatgattttgtcttttgtaaaatttgaaatattatcattttgagtttgaatatttattttcaaaataatatattttttcgagacaactttggaaaattacacaactatttgagtttggaataatacatgaattttgaatttgttttggtactacattactgtattattttataaaatatttgaatttttggtgatattttaattcttttatcaacaaattttgttacaattaaaataatataaaatttataattaaaatttgatttttgtcactaatattttaaatgaattactgaaatttcatattttactaataacatatttttaaatagtatatgaactaaaggttattatatattattatatttttgtatataaacatttttaagcaatatattgctaatagtttcaaaataaataaaaagataatatatggctgtaaatatacaattttaacttatgttaatacatttattttaatataaaagtattatatagttttcgaagtttaatccattataatgatgatcaataatttatttaagtcaaaaaataaaataattttttttgttaatttacctatttaatatatttttaatatttaattcatatagcacttctatttttatataatacggaatatatcatagaatctataaaaaagttagtataaagaattttttattttcttttttataataagttttagttaaatttacttataataatattatattactaatttcgaaatatattaatgtgttatttataaaaaaatatttaaattttaaactaagattttgttagattctttctcaacatattttattataattaaaaaaatcaaatttatagttggtttattgttaatatatttatagttggtttattgttaatacaaataatcaaatatgtcatattgactaattctttaagtggtcctactatgacttgttaatagtagataaaaatagaaccctaaattaatagattagattataaaacaagaaaacttaaaaaactatttatattttgaaacagagtGGGTATAATAACAGAAGGTTCATTTTAGTTATCAAAATATACAAGCAACCTCCTAAATTCTCTCTTAACCTTttgtaaaaaaactaatattgcTTCAAATAACATAAACACAGATAGGATTAGTGGTTCCTAAAGTCTCTCCCCATCAGCAAAACCTATTATCGTTTTTGAAAACTGAAGGCCAGCCAAAATGAACAAGACTtgcaaaaacagaaaaatactattaatggCCATTCATAAGCAAAAACTCCTAAACTTTCTtgctacagaagaaactcaaAACCTAAAAGAATAGACAGAGGAAGAAAAATTTGTTGAGAACCTAAAAGAATACTATCAACATTGTGTTTCTCTTCCTGGTTGAGAGAACTTACTTCCTCTCCCCTTAATTGCAACAATGGGTAATTGTTGCGCTCATGGACGAGACGAACCCACGCATGAAAAAGGACTCGGAGATGGTGCAGAAGCCTCTGTGAAAGCTTCGAGACACCCACCAGCGTCTCCTCCTCCTGCAACCAAACAAGGACCCATAGGACCTGTCTTAGGCCGACCAATGGAAGATGTAAAGAGCTCATATTCGTTAGGGAAAGAGCTTGGCCGTGGACAGTTCGGTGTAACCTATCTCTGCACTCAAAAAGCCACAGGACTACAATTCGCGTGCAAGACCATTGCCAAAAGGAAGCTGGTGAACAAGGAAGACATTGAGGACGTGAGAAGAGAGGTTCAGATAATGCATCACTTGACGGGTCAACCAAACATCGTGGAGCTCAAAGGAGCGTACGAGGATAAGCACAACGTGCATTTGGTTATGGAGCTTTGCGCTGGAGGAGAGTTGTTTGATAGGATTATAGCCAAAGGGCATTACTCGGAGAGAGCAGCGGCTTCGTTGCTAAGGACCATTGTTCAGATTATCCATACTTGTCATTCAATGGGGGTTATTCACAGGGACTTGAAGCCTGAGAACTTTCTGTTGCTAAACAAAGATGAGAACTCTCCTCTCAAGGCAACCGACTTTGGGCTTTCCGTGTTCTACAAGCCAGGAGAGGAGTTTAAAGATATTGTGGGAAGTGCTTATTACATTGCACCTGAGGTTTTGAAGAGGAAGTATGGACCTGAGGCTGATATTTGGAGCATTGGTGTTATGTTGTATATTCTCTTGTGTGGTGTCCCACCTTTCTGGGCTGGTATGTCATATCTGTCTTTCAAACATCATAAAAGAGGTTGATTCTTATCGTTCATGTTATTTTCAGAGTCTGAGAATGGGATTTTCAACGCCATTCTAAGTGGGCAGATTGATTTTGCAAGTGATCCATGGCCAGCTATCTCACACCAGGCAAAGGATCTTGTTAGGAAGATGCTAAACTCTGATCCAAAACAGAGATTGACTGCTGCTCAAGTTCTCAGTAAGCATCTCttttctactatatatatattgcagtaaactttttttctaaaaaattttgttttccttttgtgTAATTTTAAAAGACCATCCATGGATTAAGGAGGATGGAGAAGCACCAGATGTTCCTCTTGACAATGCAGTGATGTCAAGGCTCAAGCAATTCAAAGCAATGAACAACTTTAAGAAAGTTGCTTTAAGggtaaaatatctttttatctctttctctgaagtgtatatatgtatatatatgagaaCGACTCTTTGGTGTAATATATATCTCACTGGCCTCATCAACGAATAGGTGATAGCCGGGTGCTTATCAGAAGAAGAAATCATGGGACTAAAGGAGATGTTCAAAGGTATGGACACAGATGACAGTGGAACAATAACTCTTGAGGAACTAAGACAAGGACTTGCCAAGCAAGGTACAAGGCTATCTGAATACGAAGTCCAACAGTTAATGGAAGCTGtaagtcttcttcttgttgtttgtgtattctatctatctatttatattaaGATGCTAGAAGAACTGAGTCTTTTATGTTTTCTGTAGGCTGATGCGGACGGTAACGGAACAATAGACTATGGAGAGTTCATAGCAGCAACAATGCACATTAACAGACTTGACAGAGAAGAGCATCTCTTCTCAGCCTTCCAACACTTTGACAAAGATAACAGTGGGTAAGTAAAGTAACTAGCACAACAGTTTATGATAGTTGAAACCAGTTAAATAAATGATGGTCTTTGGTTTCCAGATATATCACAATGGAAGAGCTGGAGCAAGCCCTGAGGGAGTTTGGCATGAGTGATGGCAGAGATATTAAGGAAATCATTTCTGAAGTTGATGGAGACAATGTAAGGCTCCTTCTACTACTATCTTTGACTACTTTTATAAGCACATAcactaaaaaaaactaatttaatttgTAGGATGGGAGGATAAACTACGAGGAGTTTGTGGCAATGATGAGAAAAGGAAACCCAGATCCTAACCCGAAGAAGCGGCGTGACGTGTCTTTTGACACAACTTGAAGAGACTAAGtcagagacaaaaaaaaaagagaatcaagaagaagaaaagttgTTATTGTAAAGTAGGCTTGGGTTGCTCATGATTCAACTGGAGAAGAGAGATTGTATGGGATTAGGGAGGTGTTTCATATTCGTAAATATATGTGTATGCTTGTCTACTACTGATTTAAAAGTTTCAGATGTTTCTCAAATGTATCAAACTCCTTTTTTCAATTCAAATATGTGCATTAGTGTTGTTTGTATACTCACAGGCTGAGCAAAGCATATACAAACATGGATAGTATACAAACACATGCCTCTTAAGTCTTTCTCTGGAGACATTTCCAGAAAGTTGGTATTTTTCATGATACTAGATCCTGATTGTGGattacagaaagaaaaaaaaagatttaatacAGGCAAAACAATCAAACAAAGAGCAGTGACTTGTACAATGGACACATTAAACATCTCAAAGAGTCCACCATTCTCTATTCTTCTCTTCGTGATCATTTGGTCAATTATGATGCGAGGGGTGAGGTACGATGCCACGATAGACGTCCTAGTATGGCACTTGCATGAACCGAAAAGTAACCAGCATTTAACCTAGAAATGCAAAAGGAACAATGAATTGGAGCCATTCAACTAATCACCCACCCACCAAGGTACGAATGTTGTAAGAAAGTCAGAGAAATTTTTACTTGTCTACATCAGGAGTGGCCATAGGGTCATATAAGTCTTGCTCTGCCGCAGAGTTTGTAACTTCTTGTGTACCGTCTCcctgaaa
The sequence above is drawn from the Raphanus sativus cultivar WK10039 chromosome 7, ASM80110v3, whole genome shotgun sequence genome and encodes:
- the LOC108814396 gene encoding calcium-dependent protein kinase 34-like; amino-acid sequence: MGNCCAHGRDEPTHEKGLGDGAEASVKASRHPPASPPPATKQGPIGPVLGRPMEDVKSSYSLGKELGRGQFGVTYLCTQKATGLQFACKTIAKRKLVNKEDIEDVRREVQIMHHLTGQPNIVELKGAYEDKHNVHLVMELCAGGELFDRIIAKGHYSERAAASLLRTIVQIIHTCHSMGVIHRDLKPENFLLLNKDENSPLKATDFGLSVFYKPGEEFKDIVGSAYYIAPEVLKRKYGPEADIWSIGVMLYILLCGVPPFWAESENGIFNAILSGQIDFASDPWPAISHQAKDLVRKMLNSDPKQRLTAAQVLNHPWIKEDGEAPDVPLDNAVMSRLKQFKAMNNFKKVALRVIAGCLSEEEIMGLKEMFKGMDTDDSGTITLEELRQGLAKQGTRLSEYEVQQLMEAADADGNGTIDYGEFIAATMHINRLDREEHLFSAFQHFDKDNSGYITMEELEQALREFGMSDGRDIKEIISEVDGDNDGRINYEEFVAMMRKGNPDPNPKKRRDVSFDTT